In a genomic window of Myxococcales bacterium:
- a CDS encoding ABC transporter ATP-binding protein: MTETENLLDLRAVVKRYGPVMALRGVDAKVAAATKVVGLLGPNGAGKSTLVKCMLGLIPFDGHARVLGYDPRVDGAAIRARVGYMPESDVFLSGMTAVELCAYAAELSGLPRTEALQRAHAALYYAGLEDKRYQNVDGYSTGQKQRVKLAQALVHDPELLFLDEPTNGLDPRSRDEMLELIAELPEKRGCTIMISTHLLTDVDRVCDSALIMHLGQVRFAGTVDQLRARPGVTQTYVVEVRQDGAKLFDLLTAKGATAQAYSPVGLTVTLPATMTPTDVMTLARAADLQVRVLDPMRETMDQAFMRVISAADAATAGEPLR, translated from the coding sequence ATGACCGAGACCGAGAACCTGCTCGACCTGCGCGCGGTGGTGAAGCGCTACGGCCCGGTGATGGCGCTGCGCGGCGTCGACGCCAAGGTCGCGGCCGCGACCAAGGTGGTCGGCCTGCTCGGGCCCAACGGCGCCGGCAAGTCGACGCTGGTGAAGTGCATGCTGGGCCTGATCCCGTTCGACGGCCACGCCCGCGTGCTCGGCTACGACCCGCGGGTCGACGGCGCCGCCATCCGGGCCCGGGTCGGCTACATGCCCGAGAGCGACGTGTTCCTGTCGGGCATGACCGCGGTCGAGCTGTGCGCCTACGCCGCCGAGCTGTCGGGCCTGCCGCGGACCGAGGCGCTGCAGCGCGCCCACGCCGCGCTCTACTACGCCGGGCTCGAGGACAAGCGCTACCAGAACGTCGACGGCTACTCGACCGGGCAGAAGCAGCGGGTCAAGCTGGCCCAGGCCCTGGTCCACGACCCCGAGCTGCTCTTCCTCGACGAGCCGACCAACGGCCTCGACCCGCGCTCGCGCGACGAGATGCTCGAGCTGATCGCCGAGCTGCCCGAGAAGCGCGGCTGCACGATCATGATCTCGACCCACCTGCTGACCGACGTCGACCGGGTCTGCGACAGCGCGCTGATCATGCACCTGGGCCAGGTCCGGTTCGCGGGGACGGTCGATCAGCTCCGCGCGCGGCCCGGCGTGACCCAGACCTACGTCGTCGAGGTACGCCAGGACGGCGCCAAGCTGTTCGACCTCCTCACGGCCAAGGGCGCCACCGCCCAGGCGTACTCGCCGGTCGGCCTGACCGTCACGTTGCCGGCGACGATGACGCCGACCGATGTCATGACCCTGGCCCGGGCCGCCGACCTCCAGGTGCGCGTCCTCGACCCGATGCGCGAGACGATGGACCAAGCGTTCATGCGCGTGATCAGCGCGGCGGACGCCGCCACGGCTGGCGAGCCCCTGCGATGA
- a CDS encoding septal ring lytic transglycosylase RlpA family protein has protein sequence MTASGERFDKHAMAAAHRTLPFGTRVKVTATKTGRTVIVRVNDRGPFGNKRRIIDLTEAAARKLGIIDAGVADVTLEILGAP, from the coding sequence ATGACGGCCTCGGGGGAGCGCTTCGACAAGCACGCCATGGCCGCGGCCCACCGGACGCTGCCGTTCGGGACCCGGGTGAAGGTCACCGCGACCAAGACCGGCCGCACGGTGATCGTGCGCGTCAACGATCGCGGCCCGTTCGGCAACAAGCGCCGCATCATCGACCTGACCGAGGCCGCGGCCCGGAAGCTCGGCATCATCGATGCAGGAGTCGCCGACGTGACCCTCGAGATCCTGGGAGCTCCATGA
- a CDS encoding ABC transporter ATP-binding protein, with the protein MTAPIVRAHQCSKWYGAVLGVNDISWSLSGGVVGLLGPNGAGKSTLMKLAAGLIRPSRGTIEVFGQAPASSPDVRRRIGYSPEHESSYDDLTGREFVSFFAHIAGVPLHQANDAAVAALETMGMLGAMDRPIGGYSKGMRQRTKLAATIAHGPELLILDEPLTGVDPIARTEIIDRIRRFAADGKTVIVSSHVLFEIEALTQTILVIYRGQILADGDVHTIRRLIDHRPHRIRIVSTQPRALAAALAGAAHVTKVEVEGDTILVDTNDPDRCYDQINATVVDHQLPVSELTSPDNNLGAVFDYLTSDGNRHRARIAE; encoded by the coding sequence GTGACCGCGCCCATCGTCCGCGCGCACCAGTGCTCCAAGTGGTACGGCGCGGTGCTCGGGGTCAACGACATCTCGTGGAGCCTCTCCGGTGGGGTGGTCGGCCTGCTCGGACCCAACGGCGCCGGCAAGTCGACCCTGATGAAGCTCGCCGCCGGCCTGATCCGGCCGAGCCGAGGCACGATCGAGGTCTTCGGGCAGGCGCCGGCCAGCTCGCCGGACGTGCGACGACGCATCGGCTACAGCCCCGAGCACGAGAGCTCCTACGACGATCTGACCGGCCGCGAGTTCGTCTCGTTCTTCGCCCACATCGCCGGCGTCCCGTTGCACCAGGCCAACGACGCCGCCGTCGCGGCGCTCGAGACGATGGGCATGCTCGGGGCGATGGACCGGCCCATCGGCGGCTACTCCAAGGGCATGCGGCAACGCACCAAGCTGGCCGCGACGATCGCCCACGGCCCCGAGCTGCTGATCCTCGATGAGCCGCTGACCGGGGTCGATCCGATCGCCCGCACCGAGATCATCGATCGCATCCGCAGGTTCGCAGCTGACGGTAAGACCGTGATCGTTTCGAGCCACGTGCTGTTCGAGATCGAGGCGTTGACCCAGACGATCCTGGTCATCTACCGCGGCCAGATCCTCGCCGACGGCGACGTCCACACGATCCGCCGGCTGATCGACCACCGGCCCCACCGGATCCGGATCGTGAGCACGCAGCCGCGGGCCCTCGCCGCCGCGCTCGCCGGCGCCGCCCACGTCACCAAGGTCGAGGTCGAGGGCGACACGATCCTGGTCGACACCAACGACCCCGATCGCTGCTACGACCAGATCAACGCGACCGTCGTGGACCACCAGCTCCCGGTCAGCGAGCTGACGTCGCCCGACAACAACCTGGGCGCCGTGTTCGACTACCTGACCAGCGATGGCAACCGCCACCGCGCGAGGATCGCCGAATGA